In Cytobacillus oceanisediminis, the following proteins share a genomic window:
- the yabQ gene encoding spore cortex biosynthesis protein YabQ: MTLTTQFVTMLAMIGMGSVFGAALDTYNRFLQRTKRKSWLVFINDILFWLVQGLAIFYILFLVNKGELRFYIFIALLCGFAAYQSLFKEMYLRVLEISIRMAISIYRFFVKTFTLLIYKPIQGLIMALIAIAVMLGKGLYSLLKVILRVFWFILKVVFLPVKWILSLLWKLLPKKIKKTVEKLYNKLAGYLQQIKNYVLKWIAKWKKPKE, translated from the coding sequence ATGACACTGACCACTCAATTTGTGACCATGCTGGCGATGATCGGCATGGGAAGTGTATTTGGGGCTGCCCTTGATACGTATAATCGTTTCCTGCAAAGGACCAAGCGGAAAAGCTGGCTTGTTTTTATTAATGATATTCTTTTTTGGCTCGTACAGGGCCTGGCAATCTTCTATATTTTATTTCTGGTGAATAAAGGCGAATTAAGGTTTTATATTTTCATTGCTTTGCTGTGCGGTTTTGCCGCTTATCAAAGTTTATTTAAGGAAATGTATCTGCGGGTATTGGAGATATCCATCCGGATGGCGATCTCCATATACCGCTTTTTCGTGAAGACCTTTACTTTACTCATCTATAAACCCATCCAGGGTCTTATTATGGCGTTAATTGCGATAGCCGTTATGCTTGGAAAAGGACTTTATTCCCTTTTAAAAGTCATACTTCGAGTCTTTTGGTTCATCTTGAAAGTGGTTTTTCTGCCTGTCAAATGGATTTTGTCACTTTTGTGGAAATTATTGCCGAAAAAGATTAAAAAAACAGTCGAGAAGTTATATAATAAATTGGCAGGATATTTACAGCAGATAAAGAATTATGTTTTAAAATGGATTGCAAAGTGGAAGAAACCTAAAGAGTAA
- a CDS encoding FtsB family cell division protein, which produces MSVTKKKNVAKMETSYVKQQEAAEISAGRKKKLLFRRLAAFFTLAAVVSFFMISTLVSQSAALEEKVEEKTRLDQELSDLKKKEVMLEEEIVKLNDDEYIAKLARKDYFLSDNNEIIFNLPEEETEKEKKKEKKAD; this is translated from the coding sequence GTGAGTGTCACCAAGAAGAAAAATGTAGCCAAAATGGAAACCAGCTATGTCAAACAGCAGGAAGCAGCAGAGATCAGTGCGGGCCGTAAGAAAAAGCTATTATTTCGCAGATTAGCGGCATTTTTCACACTGGCAGCCGTCGTTTCATTTTTTATGATCTCCACACTCGTTTCGCAGTCTGCTGCTCTGGAAGAAAAAGTGGAAGAGAAAACCCGGCTGGACCAGGAGCTTTCTGACCTGAAGAAAAAGGAAGTCATGCTCGAAGAAGAGATTGTTAAGCTGAATGATGATGAGTATATCGCGAAGCTTGCCCGTAAAGATTACTTCCTATCTGACAATAATGAAATCATTTTTAACCTCCCTGAAGAAGAGACGGAAAAAGAAAAGAAAAAGGAAAAAAAGGCCGATTGA
- a CDS encoding RNA-binding S4 domain-containing protein, which yields MRLDKFLKVSRLIKRRTLAKEVSDQGRISINGQQAKASSTVKVGDELQIRFGQKLVTVKVERLQETTRKEEAAEMYSIVKEEKVE from the coding sequence ATGAGATTAGATAAATTTTTAAAAGTTTCAAGGCTTATAAAAAGAAGAACACTGGCAAAAGAAGTCTCCGATCAGGGAAGGATCTCCATAAATGGACAGCAGGCCAAAGCGAGTTCAACAGTTAAGGTTGGAGACGAGCTTCAGATCCGTTTCGGCCAGAAGCTGGTAACGGTCAAAGTGGAGCGCCTGCAGGAAACGACCCGCAAGGAAGAGGCAGCGGAAATGTACTCGATTGTTAAGGAAGAGAAAGTGGAGTAG
- the yabP gene encoding sporulation protein YabP — MSQYYESSSNKTNTQEHDVIMRGRRLLDITGVKQVESFDNEEFLLETVMGFLAIRGQNLQMKNLDVDKGIVSIKGKVFDLVYIDDQNGDKAKGFFSKLFR, encoded by the coding sequence ATGAGTCAATATTATGAGTCAAGTTCGAACAAAACCAATACTCAGGAACATGATGTCATTATGAGAGGCAGAAGGCTGCTTGATATTACTGGCGTTAAACAGGTCGAAAGCTTTGATAATGAAGAGTTTTTGCTGGAGACGGTGATGGGCTTCCTGGCGATTAGAGGGCAGAATCTGCAGATGAAGAATCTGGATGTGGACAAGGGAATTGTTTCCATCAAAGGGAAGGTATTTGACCTTGTTTATATTGACGATCAGAATGGAGATAAAGCTAAAGGCTTCTTTAGCAAGTTGTTCCGATGA
- the mazG gene encoding nucleoside triphosphate pyrophosphohydrolase, whose product MKKITILGLGAGDLDQLPFGVYRKLKQAEVLYLRTKEHPVLRDLEQEGLPYQSFDHIYEKHEKFEEVYEEICEFLLEEALAKEITYGVPGHPLVAERTVQLLIERAPQRGIEIMIGGGQSFLDPLFQALKIDPIEGFQLLDGTDLKRDEIQVAQHVIIGQVYDQFVASDVKLTLMEKLPYDYEVYIVTAAGSKEEVIKKVQLHELDHNMELNNLTSVYVPPVKDDAVLYKDFSKLRSIISELRGPNGCPWDKKQTHESLKKYLIEEAYELIEAIDNEDSEHMTEELGDVLLQVMLHAQIGEDEGYFSIDDVIEGLSEKMVRRHPHVFGDVQAEDEEDVLKNWQSIKQEEKGEKQESMMDSVPKSFPNLMRAAEIQKKAAKVGFDWKEVEPAWEKVKEEIAEFEKEAVNSSPEMEAEFGDILFALVNIARFYKIDAEEAARKTNEKFIRRFTYVEERVMMSGRNFEDFTLEQLDEFWNEAKSKGY is encoded by the coding sequence ATGAAAAAAATAACCATTCTCGGGCTTGGAGCAGGAGATTTGGATCAGCTTCCTTTTGGCGTATATCGAAAACTTAAACAGGCAGAGGTCTTGTACCTGCGGACAAAGGAGCATCCGGTTCTGCGTGACCTCGAACAAGAAGGACTGCCGTATCAGTCTTTTGATCATATCTACGAAAAACATGAGAAATTTGAAGAAGTGTATGAGGAAATTTGTGAATTTCTCCTGGAAGAAGCCCTTGCGAAAGAAATTACATATGGAGTTCCAGGCCATCCGCTGGTTGCGGAACGTACGGTGCAGCTTCTCATAGAGCGTGCCCCGCAGAGAGGCATTGAGATTATGATCGGAGGAGGACAAAGCTTCCTTGATCCTCTATTTCAGGCTTTGAAAATTGATCCGATTGAAGGGTTTCAGCTGCTGGATGGAACCGATCTAAAACGAGATGAGATCCAGGTGGCCCAGCACGTTATCATTGGACAGGTTTATGATCAGTTTGTTGCAAGCGACGTTAAGCTGACACTAATGGAAAAACTGCCTTACGATTACGAGGTTTATATTGTAACAGCTGCCGGCAGCAAGGAAGAGGTTATTAAAAAAGTGCAGCTGCATGAACTGGATCATAATATGGAGCTGAATAACTTAACTTCTGTATACGTGCCTCCTGTAAAAGATGATGCAGTTCTCTATAAAGATTTTTCAAAACTGCGGAGCATTATTTCGGAACTGCGGGGGCCAAACGGCTGCCCTTGGGATAAAAAGCAAACTCATGAATCATTGAAGAAATATTTAATTGAAGAAGCCTATGAGCTGATTGAAGCGATCGATAATGAAGATAGCGAGCATATGACAGAAGAACTGGGAGATGTCCTTCTCCAGGTGATGCTTCATGCTCAGATCGGCGAGGATGAGGGCTATTTTAGCATCGATGATGTGATCGAGGGCCTTTCGGAAAAAATGGTCCGCCGCCATCCCCATGTCTTTGGGGATGTCCAGGCTGAAGATGAAGAGGATGTGCTGAAGAATTGGCAGAGCATTAAGCAGGAAGAGAAGGGTGAAAAGCAGGAGTCCATGATGGATTCTGTACCGAAATCATTCCCGAACTTAATGAGAGCGGCAGAAATTCAGAAAAAAGCAGCAAAAGTCGGCTTTGACTGGAAGGAAGTTGAGCCTGCCTGGGAGAAGGTAAAAGAAGAGATTGCCGAATTCGAGAAGGAAGCCGTGAACTCCAGCCCCGAGATGGAGGCGGAATTTGGCGATATCCTGTTTGCACTTGTGAATATTGCACGTTTCTATAAAATTGATGCCGAAGAAGCTGCGAGAAAAACCAATGAAAAATTCATTCGCCGTTTTACATATGTGGAAGAACGGGTAATGATGAGCGGCAGAAATTTTGAAGACTTTACGCTTGAACAGCTCGATGAATTCTGGAATGAGGCAAAATCCAAGGGATACTAA
- the spoVT gene encoding stage V sporulation protein T, whose product MKATGIVRRIDDLGRVVIPKEIRRTLRIREGDPLEIFVDRDGEVILKKYSPISELSDFAKEYAEALYDSLGNPVLICDRDTYIAVAGGSKKDYLNKNISDLVEKTMEERSSVLVNQSGDISLVDGNTESSSAYTIGPIIANGDPIGAVIIFAKEDSLGDVEQKAVETAAGFLARQMES is encoded by the coding sequence ATGAAAGCAACAGGTATAGTTCGTCGAATCGATGATTTGGGTCGTGTAGTCATTCCTAAAGAAATCCGCAGAACACTGCGTATTCGTGAGGGGGACCCGCTGGAGATTTTCGTAGATCGTGATGGAGAAGTCATCTTAAAGAAATATTCACCAATCAGTGAACTGAGCGATTTTGCAAAAGAATATGCAGAAGCATTATATGACAGCCTGGGAAATCCAGTGTTAATCTGTGACAGAGATACTTACATTGCTGTTGCAGGAGGTTCTAAAAAGGATTACTTAAACAAAAACATAAGCGATCTTGTTGAAAAAACAATGGAAGAGCGCAGTTCAGTCCTTGTTAACCAGTCAGGCGACATCTCGCTTGTTGACGGGAACACAGAATCTTCCTCCGCTTATACAATTGGCCCAATCATTGCAAACGGCGACCCAATTGGAGCAGTTATCATTTTTGCAAAAGAAGATTCACTGGGCGACGTAGAACAAAAAGCAGTTGAAACGGCAGCAGGCTTCCTGGCCAGACAAATGGAATCATAA
- a CDS encoding anti-sigma-F factor Fin family protein, which yields MAIHYHCRHCGTKIGSIENSSVYSEQLGFHKLNDQERQEMISYDQTGDMHVKAICEDCQESLERNPDYHQQDFIIH from the coding sequence ATGGCTATTCACTATCATTGCCGTCATTGCGGAACAAAGATTGGTTCTATAGAGAACAGCTCTGTTTATTCAGAGCAGCTTGGCTTCCATAAGCTTAACGATCAGGAACGCCAGGAAATGATTTCCTATGATCAAACAGGAGATATGCATGTGAAAGCAATCTGTGAGGATTGCCAGGAATCACTGGAACGCAATCCGGATTATCATCAGCAGGACTTCATTATTCATTAA
- a CDS encoding putative polysaccharide biosynthesis protein — protein MKPVQTSGDLFKGAFILTIAALITKILSAIYRVPFQNIVGDVGFYIYQQVYPFYGIIIVLSTYGFPVIISKLYAEHAALKKEKDIQNLFAVAAFVLSIIGFIGFSILYWGSDWLAVRMGDPQLAILLRVVAAVFLLFPILSLFRGYFQGKGDMVPTAVSQVGEQLCRVITILIAAYLLVKGGNSLYMVGGGALFGAITGGLIAILILITFFYIKERKNLPSAIAIDFKKSGKLAKTIIIQGFAICISSLVLIFIQLADSFNLYSLLLTSGIEGEEAKALKGVYDRGQPIVQLGIVVATSMSLSLVPLISKEKMRNQPAFLHNKIRLALQIGILVGAAATVGLWNIIKPANIMLFENSSGSDVLAILSLLILLSSLIITITGILQGLGFIFFPAAAILMGFAAKLSLNILLVPNYGTAGAAAASCLALAAVLILLIVKLRVYLKISLLSLRFLLVAGFAALMMSIVLQLYLQATAMLPIPEPGRMFAAFQALSGVALGGFTYLYIVFKGNTFKEEELALLPLGSKLMFLLPKKTRR, from the coding sequence TTGAAGCCCGTTCAGACATCTGGCGATTTGTTTAAGGGTGCGTTTATCCTAACGATTGCTGCCCTGATTACAAAAATTTTAAGTGCTATTTACCGGGTCCCCTTTCAAAATATCGTCGGGGATGTAGGGTTTTATATATATCAGCAGGTTTATCCGTTCTATGGAATCATTATCGTGTTATCTACATATGGATTTCCTGTCATAATTTCTAAGCTCTATGCCGAGCATGCCGCTCTAAAGAAAGAGAAGGATATTCAGAACTTATTTGCCGTTGCTGCCTTTGTTCTTTCCATAATAGGTTTTATCGGGTTTTCCATTCTGTATTGGGGTTCGGACTGGCTGGCTGTCAGGATGGGCGATCCGCAGCTGGCGATTTTACTCAGAGTGGTGGCGGCCGTGTTTCTTCTTTTTCCGATTCTGTCCCTTTTCCGGGGATATTTTCAAGGCAAAGGAGACATGGTTCCAACCGCAGTTTCCCAGGTAGGTGAACAGCTTTGCAGAGTTATTACCATCCTGATTGCCGCTTATTTGCTTGTTAAGGGAGGAAATTCTCTTTACATGGTGGGAGGCGGGGCACTGTTTGGGGCCATAACCGGCGGACTTATTGCCATCCTGATTTTAATCACCTTCTTTTATATAAAAGAAAGAAAAAACCTGCCGTCCGCCATTGCCATCGATTTTAAAAAAAGCGGCAAGCTGGCTAAAACAATTATCATACAGGGATTTGCCATCTGCATCAGCAGTCTCGTGCTTATTTTCATTCAGTTGGCAGATTCGTTCAATTTATACTCGCTTCTATTAACGTCCGGAATTGAAGGGGAGGAAGCGAAGGCGCTGAAAGGTGTGTATGACCGCGGACAGCCGATTGTCCAGCTGGGCATTGTTGTGGCAACATCCATGTCCCTGTCGCTGGTGCCGCTCATTTCCAAAGAAAAAATGAGAAATCAGCCTGCATTCCTTCATAATAAAATCAGACTTGCCCTTCAAATCGGCATTCTTGTTGGAGCTGCAGCAACGGTGGGGCTTTGGAATATCATAAAGCCTGCAAATATTATGCTGTTTGAAAACTCGTCAGGATCGGATGTCCTAGCGATTCTTAGTCTGCTGATTTTGCTGAGCAGCCTGATCATCACAATCACAGGCATCCTGCAGGGACTGGGATTTATCTTTTTCCCGGCAGCGGCCATTCTGATGGGATTTGCAGCAAAACTTAGCCTGAACATCCTATTGGTGCCTAATTACGGCACAGCAGGCGCAGCGGCTGCATCGTGCCTGGCCCTTGCTGCCGTCTTAATTCTTCTTATCGTAAAGCTTCGGGTATATTTGAAAATATCATTGCTTTCTCTGCGCTTTTTATTGGTGGCCGGATTTGCTGCTTTAATGATGTCGATTGTTTTGCAGCTGTACCTTCAGGCCACAGCCATGCTGCCAATACCGGAACCGGGCAGAATGTTTGCCGCATTCCAGGCATTAAGCGGCGTAGCGCTTGGAGGCTTTACGTATTTGTATATTGTGTTTAAAGGCAATACTTTTAAAGAGGAAGAGCTTGCTCTGCTTCCGCTTGGAAGCAAACTCATGTTCTTGCTTCCCAAAAAGACTAGGAGATGA
- the mfd gene encoding transcription-repair coupling factor, with protein MLGLKEIISRQDDVSSILSGIEEGLREQMLAGLSGSARTLFLSSIYEQSGRPMLVVTHNLLQAQKLYDDIVNLAGEAEVFLYPANELIAAEIGIASPELKAQRIEALNYWSKHKTGIMIVPMAGLRKILPPPGHWKKYQLSLKIGDELTDDQLKRFVQMGYVRSEMVSSPGEFSVRGGIIDIYPLTEADPVRIELFDTEVDSIRTFSLEDQRSKEKLNEISIGPATEIPLDSEHFQTIIEKLEKGLGSSLKKLKDDKAKTQLAQNVGYELEQLRMGNKPEQLFKYLSFAFEEGSSLVDYLPANGLIFIDEISRVQEMNDSLDKEEAEWYTSLLGEGQIIHDVKVSHTLKEFLHRSKHPITYMSLFLRHVPNTNPQNIINVTCKQMQNFHGQMHVLKSELDRWKKGRYSVVFLGPDEERIKKLQRVLEDYEIEAAFVNEDDKILTGKIQITEGSLQTGFELPSQKLAVITEEELFNKRTKKKARRQKLSNAERIKSYSELKVGDYVVHVNHGIGKYLGIETLEINGVHKDYLHIRYQGSDKLYVPVEQIDLVQKYVGSEAKEPKIYKLGGNDWKRVKKKVQSSVQDIADDLIKLYAEREASKGYAFSPDGDMQREFEAAFPYQETEDQIRSIHEIKKDMERERPMDRLLCGDVGYGKTEVAIRAAFKAIADGKQVAILVPTTILAQQHFETMRERFQDYPIEIGLLSRFRTKKQQTETLKGLKAGTIDVVVGTHRILSKDIQYRDLGLLIIDEEQRFGVTHKEKIKQLKTNVDVLTLTATPIPRTLHMSMLGVRDLSVIETPPENRFPVQTYVMEYNGALVREAIERELARDGQVYFLYNRVEDIERKAEEISMLVPDARVTYAHGKMTENELESVMLSFLEGESDVLVSTTIIETGVDIPNVNTLIVHDADKMGLSQLYQLRGRVGRSNRVAYAYFTYRKDKVLTEVAEKRLQAIKEFTELGSGFKIAMRDLSIRGAGNLLGAEQHGFIDSVGFDLYSQMLKEAIEERKDKLDGVEEKPAKIEIDLDVDAYIPDFYLSDGHQKIEMYKRFRGISSLEDVEELQDEMIDRFGEYPDEVGYLFQIAEMKAYGELAGVETVKQSKQEVLILLSEKASEHIDGQKIFQITSKYGRMIGLGMEGKKLKAVLHIKSVKTNEWLSIAYEVIKGMQEAKKEQEHPTA; from the coding sequence ATGTTAGGTCTTAAAGAGATTATTAGCCGGCAGGATGATGTAAGTTCCATCTTGTCTGGCATAGAGGAAGGACTAAGGGAGCAGATGCTTGCCGGATTATCAGGATCGGCACGCACCTTGTTTTTGTCTTCCATATATGAGCAATCGGGAAGGCCGATGCTTGTTGTAACACACAACCTTCTGCAGGCACAGAAGCTATATGATGATATCGTCAATCTGGCAGGAGAAGCGGAAGTGTTTTTGTATCCTGCAAATGAATTGATTGCAGCGGAAATTGGGATTGCAAGCCCGGAGTTAAAAGCCCAGCGGATTGAGGCTTTAAATTATTGGAGCAAACATAAGACGGGAATCATGATTGTCCCAATGGCCGGGTTAAGAAAGATTCTCCCGCCTCCAGGCCACTGGAAGAAATACCAGCTGTCTTTAAAAATTGGCGATGAATTGACTGATGATCAATTAAAAAGATTTGTCCAGATGGGCTATGTCCGTTCTGAAATGGTTTCTTCGCCGGGAGAATTCAGTGTCAGGGGAGGAATCATTGATATCTATCCATTGACTGAGGCTGATCCGGTTAGGATTGAGCTATTTGATACAGAAGTTGATTCGATCCGGACTTTTTCTTTGGAGGACCAGAGATCAAAAGAAAAATTAAACGAGATTTCGATTGGGCCAGCAACCGAAATCCCTCTTGATTCAGAGCACTTCCAGACAATAATTGAAAAACTGGAAAAAGGTTTGGGATCAAGCCTGAAAAAACTGAAAGACGATAAAGCGAAAACACAGCTGGCCCAGAATGTTGGCTATGAATTAGAACAGCTGCGAATGGGAAACAAGCCTGAACAGCTTTTCAAATACCTATCGTTTGCCTTTGAGGAAGGAAGTAGTTTAGTAGACTATCTCCCTGCCAATGGCTTAATTTTCATTGACGAAATCAGCCGTGTTCAGGAAATGAACGACTCCCTTGATAAGGAAGAGGCCGAGTGGTATACAAGTCTTTTAGGTGAGGGCCAGATTATACATGATGTGAAGGTTTCCCACACCTTAAAAGAGTTTCTGCACCGTTCAAAGCATCCGATTACGTATATGTCGCTGTTCCTGAGACATGTACCGAATACAAATCCGCAAAACATCATTAATGTTACCTGCAAACAGATGCAGAATTTCCATGGACAAATGCATGTGCTGAAAAGCGAGCTGGACAGATGGAAAAAAGGCAGATATTCGGTCGTATTCCTGGGTCCAGACGAAGAGCGGATCAAAAAGCTGCAAAGAGTGCTTGAGGACTATGAGATTGAAGCGGCATTTGTGAATGAGGATGATAAGATTTTAACAGGGAAAATCCAAATTACAGAGGGTAGTCTGCAGACCGGCTTTGAGCTTCCAAGCCAAAAGCTGGCAGTTATTACGGAAGAAGAGCTTTTTAATAAACGCACAAAAAAGAAAGCCCGCAGGCAAAAGCTTTCGAATGCAGAAAGGATTAAAAGCTATTCCGAACTGAAGGTTGGAGACTATGTCGTTCATGTTAATCACGGGATCGGAAAATATTTGGGGATTGAAACTCTTGAGATTAACGGGGTCCACAAAGATTATCTCCATATCCGCTACCAGGGCAGCGACAAGCTGTATGTGCCAGTGGAACAGATTGATCTTGTCCAGAAATATGTCGGCTCCGAAGCAAAAGAGCCAAAAATTTATAAGCTGGGCGGAAACGACTGGAAGCGGGTTAAGAAGAAGGTTCAATCCTCTGTTCAGGATATTGCGGATGATCTGATCAAGCTATATGCAGAGCGCGAGGCATCAAAAGGCTATGCCTTCAGTCCGGATGGGGATATGCAAAGAGAGTTTGAAGCGGCCTTCCCTTACCAGGAAACAGAGGACCAGATCCGCTCCATCCATGAAATTAAGAAAGATATGGAGAGGGAGCGCCCGATGGACCGCTTATTATGCGGAGATGTGGGCTATGGGAAGACAGAAGTAGCCATCCGTGCCGCGTTTAAGGCGATTGCGGATGGAAAACAGGTTGCCATCCTCGTTCCGACGACCATCCTGGCTCAGCAGCACTTTGAAACAATGAGAGAACGATTCCAGGATTATCCGATCGAAATTGGGCTTTTAAGCCGATTTAGAACAAAAAAGCAGCAGACCGAAACCCTTAAAGGCTTAAAGGCAGGGACTATTGATGTAGTTGTTGGCACACACCGGATTTTATCAAAGGATATTCAGTATAGAGATTTAGGCCTGCTCATTATTGATGAAGAGCAGCGCTTTGGGGTAACACATAAAGAAAAGATCAAGCAGCTTAAGACAAATGTGGATGTCCTTACCCTGACAGCAACGCCAATCCCGAGAACCCTTCATATGTCAATGCTTGGCGTCAGGGACCTATCGGTCATAGAGACACCGCCTGAGAACCGATTCCCGGTCCAGACTTATGTGATGGAGTATAATGGTGCATTGGTTCGTGAAGCAATTGAAAGGGAACTGGCGAGGGATGGACAGGTCTATTTTCTATATAACCGGGTGGAGGATATAGAACGAAAAGCCGAGGAAATATCCATGCTAGTTCCAGATGCAAGGGTAACATATGCCCATGGGAAAATGACGGAAAATGAGTTAGAATCTGTTATGTTAAGCTTCCTGGAAGGCGAGTCCGATGTTCTCGTCAGCACAACGATCATTGAAACAGGCGTAGATATTCCAAATGTCAACACGCTGATTGTCCATGATGCAGACAAAATGGGTCTGTCCCAGCTTTATCAGCTTAGGGGCCGGGTTGGCCGTTCCAACCGGGTTGCCTACGCGTATTTCACGTATCGAAAAGATAAAGTATTAACGGAAGTAGCTGAAAAGCGGCTTCAGGCCATAAAGGAATTTACGGAGCTCGGTTCAGGTTTCAAAATTGCCATGCGGGATTTATCAATCAGAGGCGCCGGCAATCTGCTTGGAGCCGAACAGCATGGATTTATCGACTCTGTCGGTTTTGATCTGTATTCGCAAATGCTTAAAGAAGCGATTGAAGAACGGAAAGATAAGCTGGATGGTGTCGAGGAAAAACCGGCTAAAATTGAGATTGATCTGGATGTTGATGCCTATATTCCTGATTTCTACTTGTCTGATGGCCATCAGAAAATAGAAATGTATAAGCGCTTCCGCGGCATTTCTTCGCTGGAAGATGTGGAAGAGCTCCAAGATGAGATGATCGACCGTTTTGGCGAGTATCCGGATGAGGTGGGGTATTTATTTCAGATTGCCGAAATGAAGGCTTACGGTGAACTTGCCGGAGTCGAGACAGTTAAGCAATCCAAACAGGAAGTGCTGATTCTTTTATCGGAAAAGGCCAGCGAACATATAGATGGCCAGAAGATTTTCCAGATCACCAGCAAATACGGCAGAATGATCGGCCTGGGCATGGAAGGAAAGAAACTGAAAGCTGTCCTCCATATTAAAAGCGTCAAAACAAATGAATGGCTCAGCATTGCATATGAAGTGATCAAAGGAATGCAGGAAGCTAAAAAAGAACAAGAACATCCAACTGCGTAA